One window of Hylemonella gracilis genomic DNA carries:
- a CDS encoding ABC transporter permease has product MPETTSRPWARVLRHRLAWPLLTLLLLLIVNTAFNDSFLRIEWRGGHLYGSLIDILNRAAPLVLVSLGMTMVIATRGIDISVGAVVAIAAAVAAWMIGGSVAGDESRFPLPLALLGAVGVATLCGLWNGVLVARIGMQPIIATLILMVAGRGIAQLITDGQIITIYYKPYFFLGGGYLAGLPFSLFVVAAVFALLYLAVTRTALGLFIQAVGINPSAARVAGVRSGRLILGAYVFCGVCAGIAGLLISSNVKSADGNNAGQLLELDAILAVTLGGTSLLGGRFSLVGSVIGALIIQTLTYAIYSLGVPPEINLVVKAAVVFLVMLLQSPEFRAELGLLVRRGTAKEAW; this is encoded by the coding sequence ATGCCTGAGACCACCTCCCGTCCCTGGGCTCGCGTGCTGCGCCATCGCCTGGCCTGGCCTCTGCTGACCCTGCTGTTGCTGCTGATCGTGAACACGGCCTTCAACGACAGCTTCCTGCGCATCGAGTGGCGCGGCGGCCATCTGTACGGTAGCCTGATCGACATCCTGAACCGGGCCGCGCCCTTGGTGCTGGTCTCGCTGGGCATGACGATGGTGATCGCCACGCGCGGCATCGACATCTCGGTGGGCGCGGTGGTGGCCATCGCCGCCGCCGTGGCCGCCTGGATGATCGGCGGCTCGGTCGCGGGCGACGAAAGCCGCTTCCCCCTGCCCCTGGCCCTGCTGGGCGCGGTGGGCGTGGCCACGCTGTGCGGCCTGTGGAACGGCGTGCTGGTGGCGCGCATCGGCATGCAGCCCATCATCGCCACGCTGATCCTGATGGTGGCGGGCCGCGGCATCGCCCAGCTCATCACCGACGGGCAGATCATCACCATCTACTACAAGCCCTATTTCTTCCTGGGCGGCGGGTATCTGGCCGGCCTGCCCTTCTCGCTCTTCGTGGTGGCCGCCGTCTTCGCGCTGCTCTACCTGGCCGTCACGCGCACGGCGCTGGGCCTGTTCATCCAGGCCGTGGGCATCAACCCGTCCGCGGCGCGCGTGGCCGGCGTGCGATCCGGGCGCCTGATCCTGGGTGCCTACGTGTTCTGCGGCGTCTGCGCGGGCATCGCCGGGCTGCTGATCAGCTCCAACGTGAAGAGCGCCGATGGCAACAACGCCGGACAACTGCTGGAACTCGACGCCATCCTGGCGGTGACCCTGGGCGGCACGTCGCTCCTGGGCGGGCGCTTCAGCCTGGTGGGCAGCGTGATCGGCGCGCTGATCATCCAGACCCTGACCTACGCTATCTACTCGCTCGGGGTTCCGCCCGAAATCAACCTGGTGGTCAAGGCCGCTGTCGTGTTCCTCGTGATGCTGCTGCAGTCACCCGAGTTCCGCGCCGAGCTGGGCCTGCTGGTCCGCCGCGGAACGGCGAAGGAGGCCTGGTGA
- a CDS encoding sugar ABC transporter ATP-binding protein, producing the protein MSSLSRTPVLELTGIHKQFAGISVLRDVQLRLYPGEIHALMGQNGAGKSTLIKVLTGAIPPSGGQLRLAGAESAGEPISAWPESPLAAQRLGISTVYQEVNLCPNLSVAENIFAGRYPRKGLIQGRRIDWTAVNQRARELVARVGLDIDVTRLLSDYPVAVQQLVSIARALSIESRVLILDEPTSSLDDEEVRKLFEVLRRLRDEGLAIVFVTHFLNQVYAISDRITVLRNGTWVGEWPARELPAPALIAAMLGRELIATSASRQATPDYDAATPALLHAEGLGQSGQLQPIDLHLRPGEVVGLAGLLGAGRTELARLLFGLDLPDRGVLRVDGQVVSFSNPMDAIRHGLALCPEERKTDGIVADLSVRENIALALQARRGMGRFLSRAEQSALADRYVQLLGIKTASVETPIGLLSGGNQQKAILARWLATEPRLLILDEPTRGIDVAAKQEIMEQILRLAQAGMAVLFISSEMSEVVRVAHRIVVLRDRQKVGELPAGSSEDAVYELIASEHA; encoded by the coding sequence ATGAGCAGCCTATCCCGAACGCCCGTGCTGGAACTGACCGGCATCCACAAGCAGTTCGCCGGCATCTCGGTGCTGCGCGACGTGCAACTGCGCCTCTACCCCGGCGAGATCCACGCATTGATGGGCCAGAACGGCGCGGGCAAATCCACGCTGATCAAGGTGCTCACCGGCGCGATCCCGCCCAGCGGCGGACAGTTGCGGCTGGCGGGAGCTGAGTCAGCTGGCGAGCCGATCTCCGCTTGGCCCGAATCGCCCCTGGCCGCCCAACGCCTGGGCATCAGCACGGTCTACCAGGAAGTCAACCTCTGCCCCAACCTCTCGGTGGCGGAAAACATCTTCGCGGGCCGCTACCCGCGCAAGGGCCTGATCCAGGGCAGGCGCATCGACTGGACCGCGGTGAACCAGCGCGCGCGTGAGCTGGTGGCCCGCGTGGGCCTGGACATCGACGTAACGCGACTGCTCTCGGACTACCCGGTGGCGGTGCAGCAACTGGTGTCCATCGCCCGTGCCCTGAGCATCGAATCCCGCGTCCTGATACTTGACGAGCCCACGTCCAGCCTGGACGACGAGGAAGTGCGCAAGCTCTTCGAGGTGCTGCGCCGCCTGCGCGACGAAGGGCTGGCCATCGTCTTCGTCACGCACTTCCTGAACCAGGTTTACGCCATCTCGGATCGCATCACCGTGCTGCGCAACGGCACTTGGGTGGGGGAATGGCCGGCGCGCGAGTTGCCCGCGCCGGCCTTGATCGCGGCCATGCTGGGCCGCGAACTGATAGCCACCTCCGCCAGCAGGCAGGCCACGCCGGACTACGACGCGGCCACCCCCGCGCTGCTGCATGCCGAGGGCCTGGGCCAGAGCGGCCAGCTCCAGCCCATCGACCTGCACCTGCGCCCGGGCGAGGTGGTCGGTCTGGCCGGGCTGCTGGGCGCCGGACGCACCGAGCTGGCGCGCCTGCTGTTCGGGCTGGACCTGCCGGACCGGGGCGTGCTGCGCGTGGACGGCCAGGTGGTGAGCTTCTCCAACCCCATGGATGCCATCCGCCACGGCCTCGCCCTGTGTCCGGAGGAACGCAAGACCGATGGCATCGTCGCGGACCTGTCCGTGCGCGAGAACATCGCACTGGCCTTGCAGGCGCGCCGGGGCATGGGCCGTTTCCTCTCGCGCGCCGAACAGAGCGCGCTGGCGGATCGTTACGTCCAGCTGCTGGGCATCAAAACGGCGAGCGTGGAGACGCCCATCGGCCTGCTGTCCGGCGGCAACCAGCAAAAGGCCATCCTGGCGCGCTGGCTCGCCACCGAGCCGCGCCTGCTGATCCTGGACGAACCCACGCGAGGCATCGACGTGGCCGCCAAGCAGGAAATCATGGAGCAGATCCTGCGCTTGGCGCAGGCCGGCATGGCCGTGCTCTTCATCTCGTCCGAAATGAGCGAGGTGGTGCGTGTCGCGCACCGCATCGTGGTGCTGCGCGACCGCCAGAAGGTCGGGGAATTGCCCGCGGGCAGCAGCGAGGACGCCGTCTACGAACTGATCGCTTCTGAACATGCCTGA